Proteins found in one Anabas testudineus chromosome 1, fAnaTes1.2, whole genome shotgun sequence genomic segment:
- the asah1b gene encoding N-acylsphingosine amidohydrolase (acid ceramidase) 1b encodes MRSCVFLLSAAFLCVTSAQFIPPYTEDCRTHMYPPNGPTFRGPVSWYTVDLDLPPSKRWTPLITDKKTDLVNMIQAIRDLANAFVPSGKLIELVDITLPLMVNTLPYPFNEEIKGISTDSGVPLGEVVLFNIFYEVFTVCTSIVAEDNKGNLVHGRNLDFGLFLGWDVKNKSWTISEKLKPLVVNLDFKRKNQTVFKSTNFAGYVGMLTGIKPHTFTLTMNERFSLDGGYIGILEWIMGQRDGMWMSFLTRSVLENANSYEEAKKHLAQTKMLAPAYFILGGNQTQQGCIITRSRELSINILEIDLKLGRWYVLETNYDHWEEPFFLDDRRTPAMKCMNQTTQANMSLKTMYDVLSTKPVLNKLTTYTTLMQVSEGKLESYIRDCPDPCMPW; translated from the exons ATGAGgtcctgtgtttttctgttatcAGCggcttttctctgtgtcacttCGGCACAGTTCATACCACCA taCACAGAGGACTGTCGAACACACATGTATCCACCAAACGGCCCCAC GTTCAGAGGCCCCGTCAGCTGGTACACGGTGGACCTCGACTTACCACCCAGCAAGAGATGGACGCCTTTGattactgacaaaaaaacagat ctTGTCAACATGATTCAGGCCATCAGAGATTTAGCTAATGCTTTTGTGCCCAGTGGAAAGCTGATAGAGCTGGTTGACATTACACTG CCTTTGATGGTGAACACTCTCCCATACCCATTTAACGAAGAAATTAAAGGAATCTCCACCGATTCGGGGGTTCCTCTCG GTGAAGTTGTGTTGTTCAACATCTTCTATGAGGTGTTCACTGTGTGCACATCGATTGTTGCAGAAGACAATAAGG GTAACCTCGTTCATGGTAGAAATCTGGATTTCGGGTTATTTCTGGG CTGGGATGTGAAGAACAAGTCCTGGACCATTTCTGAGAAACTGAAGCCTCTAGTGGTCAACCTCGACTTCAAGAGAAAGAACCAGACGGTCTTCAAGTCTACAAACTTTGCTGGATATGTTGGCATGCTGACCGGCATCAAGCCT CACACATTCACTCTCACCATGAACGAGCGCTTCAGCCTTGATGGAGGATACATTG GAATATTGGAGTGGATCATGGGCCAGAGAGACGGGATGTGGATGAGTTTTCTCACTCGCTCTGTGCTAGAAAATGCTAACAG CTACGAGGAAGCCAAAAAACACCTGGCTCAGACGAAGATGCTCGCTCCAGCCTACTTCATCCTGGGAGGAAACCAAACACAGCAGGGCTGCATCATCACCAGGTCCAGAGAGCTCAGCATTAATATCCTGGA GATTGACCTGAAGCTGGGCCGGTGGTACGTCCTGGAGACAAACTACGACCACTGGGAGGAGCCTTTTTTCCTGGATGATCGCAGAACTCCTGCCATGAAGTGTATGAACCAGACCACACAGGCG aaCATGTCTCTGAAGACCATGTATGATGTGCTCTCAACCAAACCGGTGTTAAACAAG TTGACCACATACACAACACTGATGCAAGTGTCTGAAGGCAAACTGGAGTCGTATATCCGTGACTGCCCGGACCCATGCATGCCCTGGTGA
- the pcm1 gene encoding LOW QUALITY PROTEIN: pericentriolar material 1 protein (The sequence of the model RefSeq protein was modified relative to this genomic sequence to represent the inferred CDS: deleted 1 base in 1 codon) — translation MATGGTPFDDSAEELHNWTVTHGSLEDRLNNMDWGMQQKKANRSSEKNKKKLSAAVVESRLTNDISPESTPGAGRRRARTPHSFPHIKYTTQMSVPDQAELDKLRQRINFTDLDERSIGSDSQGRVTAANNQRQLAGENRKPYNFLPLHVNTNKSKELLPPSSSAPATPAITKETKKQSPGLRDTLAPVVPTKESQRLSLGGADSGQLVHREYGRGQPRIDSSQVVSKLVQIREYISKVSSMRDDLVEKNDVPANVERLSHLIDHLKEREKSYLRFLQKMLARENEDDDVVTLDSAVGSDSLAESTSVNTEGARPEAVRADQKEELENLRKQHELLKKMLEQQEQLRALQGRQEALMAMQHSAEQALAVIEDTVVTETTGSVSGLSITSELNDELNDLIQRFHNQLHDSQTKTVPDNRRQAESLSLSREVCWSRSPQAVGPPQHRPLLHSASGPHTGLDVGATAACAKLTKLQELQDKKQTMDKILQELHSLRDQTLNNNSCRGLSAQCSLSMGGSSDCPSVLCPNGASVSTSFHPSLTQHQESSNSTDKLRKLKEVHKRLNELRELVQYYEQTSDMMVDAVNENVKEDDDDEEEEEEDETEESSIFEAMFDSEQENRQPVTNIRNPQRSGNWTDLTQNSLTNGRSVRSSATNNRDGRLNTECEINNRSAANLRSLNIPSVIECQYNRDTSYNQVKDEDEEEDCLENEEGAQAVAPDSEVSGSSRRSSLGNNGGFAQKAHRQTAKQKLQQLQELVAMVQSDDTDATTANEDEALQQQPNNTRATPARSLGAGSKQNPRDLTLSSKAREKLYEEKLLQQKQELKQLHEERQRLIEIQGKIQDLQWACPDLQSSLSSTVSQQGLLRKVPVAVSTPAAVQVSSCSGPKTNSVVLKPTAPEVATSLVTDNEQLWSEMRRHQILREELRQRRKHLESLMAEHQRRSGLGDSPCHIDVQDGLATPPQTVSRDERTMATWGSNPCHLDDEDEEEYHSEMGAEEEEEQDECSESSSDDDIHIYSSSRNQSSYSNRNNQGSNLKPPPAFSGDSSEHLQNKTKAKQQQQQSRSLNQSVSQHAGARRQENLRWASELSFAEGSCQWQEQVSQLQRQLDFSTSMCQTLLQDQQTLSYMLQTLLTGQYSVLPNNLSSPQVHLIMHQLNQCYTQLTWQQNNVQRLKQVLNDLLHQYQQQHQQPQHHQQQQQHPPPSSSSAGWQTQKQASCHESSSGPSASPGVFLPFSSTLHPSNNNLSTAALSPFPPSFNLYPLFPAAMGDFPQGAAGQASPDHHKQQLDPNTSIKTEYMSFPPPLQRSPLNTTTERGSAKWLNTTYANNTVQHRSSKNEPQDSPSSSPTFTNRHSRPIDFDQASQESFSSIPGPVDPTTITKTFKAGHKASAQANLASRSKTPNSKSRRRKSKGHNKNSEGYESDSVSSTAGFAQERAVLSRQKDQNQSLLDRLTQEKLDSKTKPGNKRNDLSSAYAWRTPFLSNRIACTEAPDASSDFSLFEALRETIYSEVATLISQNESRPHFLIELFHELQLLNTDYLRQRALYSLQDIVTKHLAEKSAAEDQLPPLGPVVWAAGSQSELTPSESLATSDAEVVEKNLRLTQDTMKKRDDAESMDNDSTMSTSSNLEPFANDDLGNTVIHLDKALARIREYERMKLKAEFNPCTASTAGAAGSDASNAEHPSANPAEPVEGGAAGDMRCPQIDTQQLDRQIKAIMTEVIPFLKENMDEVCSLQLLTSVRRMVLTLTQQNDESKEFVRFFHKQLGGILQDSLSKFVGRTLKDCGEDLLVEISEILFNELAFFKLMQDLDNNSSIALAAKHKNKNKAEKPKTKHSLKENTIAGCDKTVSPAYSDEDKDQDEAEQEGDSTLQELYLQTDMKNGQSSEASEVEEEDDEEGDGQRMPLSISLSKAETQALTNYGSGEDENEEEEIEEFEAGPVDVQTSLQASADGQMEQEGTTATEAQETKTEQRTSENDDEIKKSLLTMDSAVEEQTTVECQSLEEESKAGAAAASEENSAVFHCQDVPKESTTSSSPDTDSPVMINVDEMGSGNTSQKSDEEDFVKVEDLPLPLTVICEEELQKRIVEEQQNNNLSVEILSGNTESLTGLVGNAQALKEPDTVGAQSV, via the exons ATGGCAACTGGAGGCACTCCTTTTGATGACAGTGCAGAAGAGCTGCACAACTGGACTGTAACCCACGGTAGTCTGGAGGACCGACTCAACAACATG GACTGGGGTATGCAGCAGAAGAAAGCTAACCGATCCTCAGAGAAGAATAAGAAAAAGCTGTCAGCTGCAGTGGTGGAAAGCCGCTTGACTAATGATATTTCGCCAGAGTCCACACCAGGGGCTGGTCGCAGGAGAGCGCGCACTCCTCATTCCTTTCCACACATCAAATATACCACTCAGATGTCTGTCCCAGACCAGGCTGAGCTAGACAAGCTGCGTCAGAGAATCAATTTCACAGACCTGGATGAG AGGAGCATTGGCAGTGACTCCCAGGGACGTGTTACAGCTGCCAACAACCAGCGCCAGTTAGCTGGAGAGAAC AGAAAGCCCTACAACTTCCTACCTTTGCATGTAAACACTAACAAAAGCAAGGAgctgctccctccctcctcttctgccCCAGCCACCCCAGCTATCACTAAGGAAACCAAGAAGCAGAGCCCAGGACTTAGGGATACGTTAGCTCCTGTGGTTCCTACCAAGGAATCTCAGAGGCTGAGTCTTGGTGGTGCTGATAGTGGGCAATTGGTGCACAGAGAATATGGGAGAGGACAGCCGAGAATAGACAGCAGCCAG GTGGTGAGCAAATTGGTACAGATCCGTGAGTATATCAGTAAAGTCAGCTCCATGCGGGATGACCTGGTGGAGAAGAATGATGTGCCGGCAAATGTGGAGCGTCTTTCTCATCTCATCGACCACCTTAAGGAGCGGGAGAAGTCCTATTTACGGTTCCTGCAGAAAATGCTG GCACGGGagaatgaagatgatgatgtgGTGACACTGGACTCTGCAGTGGGCTCAGATTCACTGGCAGAAAGCACTTCTGTTAACACTGAG GGGGCTAGGCCAGAAGCTGTGCGTGCTGACCAGAAGGAAGAGTTGGAGAATCTGCGTAAGCAGCATGAACTGCTGAAGAAAatgctggagcagcaggagcagctcaGGGCCCTGCAGGGCCGACAGGAGGCATTAATGGCTATGCAGCACAGCGCAGAACAAGCACTTGCTGTGATTGAAGACACTG TTGTCACAGAAACCACAGGCAGTGTGTCAGGCCTGAGCATCACATCGGAACTGAATGATGAGTTAAATGACTTGATCCAACGATTCCACAACCAGCTACATGACTCTCAG ACTAAAACGGTGCCAGATAACCGTCGTCAGGCAGAgagtctttctctctccagagAGGTGTGCTGGTCTAGGTCTCCCCAGGCTGTTGGTCCACCTCAGCACAGACCTCTCCTCCACTCTGCCTCTGGCCCTCACACTGGGCTTGACGTTGGAGCTACAGCTGCCTGTGCCAAACTCACCAAGCTCCAAGAACTCCAAGACAAAAAGCAAACTATGGACAAAATACTTCAGGAGCTGCATTCACTCAGAGACCAGACTCTCAACAATAACTCAT GTCGGGGCTTGTCAGCACAATGCAGTCTAAGTATGGGAGGATCTTCAGATTGTCCATCTGTTCTCTGTCCTAATGGGGCCTCGGTTTCCACATCCTTTCATCCTTCACTTACACAACACCAGGAAAGCTCCAACTCCACTGACAAACTCAg GAAACTAAAGGAAGTCCACAAGCGTTTGAATGAACTGCGAGAATTGGTTCAATACTATGAACAGACCTCTGATATGATGGTGGATGCTGTCAATGAGAATGTGaaagaggatgatgatgatgaggaagaggaggaggaagatgagacaGAGGAAAGTTCTATATTTGAGGCCATGTTTGACTCTGAGCAGGAGAACCGCCAGCCTGTGACTAATATCAG AAACCCACAGCGCAGTGGGAACTGGACAGACTTAACTCAGAATAGCCTGACCAATGGACGCAGTGTGAGAAGCAGCGCCACTAACAACCGGGATGGTAGACTCAACACTGAGTGTGAGATCAACAACCGGTCAGCAGCCAACCTCCGTAGCCTCAACATCCCTTCAGTCATAG AGTGCCAGTACAATAGGGACACATCTTATAATCAGGTGaaggatgaggatgaagaagaagactgCCTTGAAAATGAAGAAGGGGCACAGGCTGTTGCTCCAGACAGTGAGGTATCTGGTTCTAGTCGGAGAAGCAGCCTAGGGAACAATGGAGGTTTTGCCCAGAAGGCTCATCGACAGACAGCAAAgcaaaaactgcagcagctgcaggaactTGTGGCCATGGTTCAG AGTGATGACACAGATGCCACAACAGCTAATGAGGATGAAGCTTTACAACAACAGCCAAATAATACCAGAGCTACTCCAGCTAGGTCACTGGGAGCTGGATCTAAACAAAATCCCAGAGACCTCACCCTCTCCAGCAAGGCCAG agagaagctgtaTGAGGAGAAGCTTCTTCAGCAGAAGCAAGAGTTGAAGCAGCTCCATGAAGAGCGCCAAAGACTCATTGAAATCCAAGGCAAGATCCAGGACCTCCAGTGGGCTTGTCCTGACCTCCAG TCATCTCTGTCCAGCACTGTAAGCCAGCAAGGTTTGCTGAGGAAGGTCCCGGTAGCAGTTTCTACTCCAGCCGCTGTTCAGGTTTCTTCATGTTCTGGACCCAAAACCAACTCTGTTGTGCTCAAACCCACTGCTCCAGAAGTAGCTACTTCTTTAGTCACTGACAATGAG CAGCTTTGGTCAGAGATGCGTCGCCACCAGATCCTACGGGAAGAATTGCGCCAACGCAGAAAGCACTTGGAGTCCTTGATGGCAGAACATCAGAGACGCAGTGGTCTGGGTGACTCTCCTTGCCACATTGATGTTCAGGATGGTCTTGCTACACCACCACAAACTGTCAGTAGAGATGAAAG GACAATGGCTACCTGGGGTTCCAATCCCTGTCACCtggatgatgaggatgaggaggaataTCACTCAGAGATgggtgcagaggaggaagaagagcaggacGAATGTTCAGAGAGCAGCTCCGATGATGACATCCATATCTACTCATCAAGCAGGAACCAGAGCTCTTACAGTAACAGAAATAATCAAGGAAG CAATCTGAAGCCTCCTCCAGCCTTCTCTGGTGATAGCAGCGAACATCTTCAAAACAAGACTAAGgccaaacaacagcagcaacagtccAGAAGTTTGAACCAGTCTGTGAGCCAGCACGCAGGTGCACGACGGCAAGAAAACCTGCGCTGGGCTTCAGAGCTCTCGTTTGCTGAAGGGTCATGCCAATGGCAGGAGCAAGTCAGTCAGCTGCAGAGACAGCTGGACTTCAGCACCAGCATGTGTCAGACACTCTTGCAGGACCAGCAG ACACTGTCATACATGTTGCAAACACTGCTGACAGGTCAGTACAGTGTGTTACCCAACAACCTGTCATCACCACAAGTCCACCTGATCATGCACCAGCTTAACCAGTGTTACACCCAGCTTACTTGGcaacaaaacaatgtacaaAG ACTAAAGCAGGTTCTGAATGACCTCCTACACCAgtaccagcagcagcatcagcagccgcagcaccatcagcagcagcagcagcatcctcctccttcctcttcatcagcAGGTTGGCAGACACAGAAGCAGGCCTCATGCCATGAATCAAGCTCTGGCCCCTCAGCCTCTCCTGGTGTCTTCCTCCCCTTCTCCTCTACCCTGCATCCTTCAAACAACAACTTGTCAACTGCTGCATTATCTCCATTCCCTCCCA GCTTTAACTTATATCCATTGTTCCCTGCTGCCATGGGTGACTTCCCTCAGGGTGCAGCAGGTCAAGCTTCTCCTGACCACCACAAGCAGCAATTAGACCCTAACACTTCAATCAAAACGGAATACATGAGttttcctcctccactgcaACGCTCACCTCTTAACACCACTACAGAAAGAGG atCAGCTAAATGGCTCAACACCACCTATGCAAACAACACTGTCCAGCATCGTTCATCTAAAAATGAGCCTCAAGactcaccctcctcctctcctacTTTCACCAACCGGCACTCACGACCTATAGACTTTGACCAGGCATCACAGGAAAGTTTCAGCAGTATTCCTGGTCCTGTTGATCCCACCACCATTACAAAGACTTTCAAGGCCGGACACAAGGCCTCTGCCCAAGCCAACCTGGCCTCACGCAGCAAAACTCCCAATTCTAAGAGTCGCCGCAGGAAGAGCAAAGGACACAACAAGAACAGTGAAG GATATGAGAGTGACAGTGTTAGTAGCACTGCAGGCTTTGCCCAGGAGAGGGCAGTCCTATCCCGTCAAAAGGATCAGAATCAGAGTTTACTGGACAGGCTGACTCAAGAGAAACTAGACAGCAAAACTAAACCCGGGAATAAACGAAATGACCTCTCATCGG CCTATGCTTGGAGAACACCCTTCCTCTCTAACAGAATTGCATGCACAGAAGCACCAG ATGCGAGCAGTGACTTCTCACTTTTCGAGGCGCTGAGGGAGACCATTTACTCTGAAGTGGCTACCTTGATATCCCAGAACGAGTCCCGACCCCACTTTCTCATCGAGCTCTTCcatgagctgcagctgctcaacACGGATTACTTACGGCAGAGGGCACTGTACTCCCTACAG gatATAGTGACCAAGCATCTGGCAGAGAAAAGTGCAGCTGAAGACCAGTTGCCGCCTCTTGGTCCCGTGGTGTGGGCTGCAGGCTCTCAGTCTGAGCTGACACCCAGTGAGAGTCTAGCCACCAGTGATGCA gaggtggtggagaagaACTTGAGGCTCACACAGGACACAATGAAGAAGAGGGATGATGCTGAATCTATGGACAATGACAGCACCATGTCAACCTCCTCCAACCTGGAACCATTTGCTAACGATGACCTGG GCAACACGGTGATTCATTTAGACAAAGCTCTGGCAAGGATTAGGGAGTATGAGCGCATGAAGCTTAAAGCTGAATTTAACCCCTGCACTGCCAGCACTGCAGGTGCAGCTGGTTCTGATGCCTCAAATGCTGAACATCCTTCTGCTAACCCTGCCGAACCAGTGGAAG GGGGTGCAGCTGGTGATATGCGCTGTCCACAGATTGACACCCAGCAATTAGATCGTCAGATCAAAGCTATCATGACAGAAGTCATTCCCTTTCTTAAG GAGAACATGGATGAAGTCTGTTCCCTCCAGCTACTCACATCTGTACGGCGCATGGTCCTCACTCTCACCCAGCAGAATGACGAGAGCAAGGAGTTTGTCCGCTTTTTCCACAAACAGCTGGGAGGCATCCTGCAG GACTCTCTCAGTAAATTTGTGGGTCGTACTCTGAAGGACTGTGGTGAGGACCTTCTAGTGGAGATCTCAGAGATCCTCTTTAATGAACTGGCCTTTTTTAAGCTTATGCAGGATTTggacaacaacagcagcattgcGTTGGCAgccaaacataaaaataaaaataaggcTGAGAAACCCAAAACAAAGCACAGTCTCAAG GAAAATACAATAGCTGGTTGTGATAAAACAGTTTCTCCAGCATACTCCGATGAAGACAAG gATCAAGATGAGGCTGAGCAAGAAGGTGATTCTACACTCCAGGAGCtttacctgcagacagacatgaaGAATGGCCAGAGCAGTGAGGCCTCAGAGGttgaagaggaagatgatgaggaaggGGATGGGCAGAGAATGCCTCTTTCAATCA GTCTTTCCAAAGCAGAGACTCAGGCCCTGACAAACTACGGCAGTGGGGAGGAtgagaatgaggaggaggaaatagaGGAGTTTGAGGCTGGACCTGTAGACGTACAGACCTCCTTGCAGGCTTCTGCTGATGGACAGATGGAGCAGGAG GGAACAACAGCTACTGAAGCCCAAGAGACAAAAACTGAACAGAGGACTTCAGAGAATGATGACG AAATCAAAAAGTCACTTTTGACTATGGATTCTGCAGTGGAGGAACAAACCACAGTGGAGTGCCAGAGTCTTGAAGAGGAGAGTAAAGCTGGggcagctgctgcttcagaaGAGAACTCTGCAGTCTTTCATTGTCAGGACGTCCCCAAAGAGTCAACTACTAGTAGCAGCCCTGACACAGACTCACCCGTCATGATCAATGTAGAT GAGATGGGCTCAGGTAACACCAGCCAGAAGTCTGATGAGGAAGACTTTGTCAAGGTGGAGGACTTACCATTGCCGCTTACTGTCATCTGTGAG GAGGAGCTTCAGAAGAGGAtagtggaggagcagcagaatAACAACCTGTCTGTAGAGATCCTCAGTGGGAACACTGAATCGCTGACTGGGCTGGTGGGAAATGCACAAGCCCTGAAGGAACCAG aCACCGTTGGTGCCCAGAGTGTCTAA
- the sart1 gene encoding U4/U6.U5 tri-snRNP-associated protein 1: MGSSKKHKEKSRDKDTEERRREHKKHRHKDRERDREASDRDKEKRKRSRSRERSGRESRSKGERSSGEPRVKKEKVDLGYEESNTEVEPQSASGDASLSIEETNKLRAKLGLKPLELNESKKELGTKEEPILAETINPVLIQQQKEMREKLAAMKEKRILNQKLGKVKSLADDDWLDDTAAWVERSRKIAKEKEMAEKRAKLLEEMDEEFGVSSLVEEEFAQSKMEAYTSRDLKGLKVQHKVDSFTEGRSVILTIQDKGVLEEEEDVLVNVEMVDKEKAEKNVELKKKKPDYKPYEEEESVDDMVTFKARSVLSKYDEEIEGEKKKSFRLSTGGFADGERERELQAMRDNLRNQAQSLEMPSLSIASEYYTPQEMVSFKKTKRRVKKIRKKEKQTAVDELLLDDTRSSDFGSRTRGRGRKQVEDDGEEVKEEVKLQPEAPQMSDDIRMAEMDISDEEDFTPPEPAMIEEDEAEQELQKQLEKQRKLRQKQLLKDSGEKVAAQIKVHEKGSNDGDSEKKNNIVFNATSEFCRTLGDIPTYGLSGNREDQEDIMDFEQEEEKDDARDTDSETDENVGWSTVNLDEEQKQPDFSTASATILDEEPIVNSGLAAALLLCKNKGLLDTQMQKVARVKAPKGALPNDNYCIEDKMGFDDKYSRREEYRGFTQDFKEKDSYKPDVKIEYVDESGRKLTPKEAFRQLSHRFHGKGSGKMKTERRMKKLEEEALLKKMSSSDTPLGTVALLQEKQKSQKTPYIVLSGSGKSMNANTITK; the protein is encoded by the coding sequence ATGGGCTCGTCAAAGAAACACAAGGAAAAGAGCCGCGACAAGGACACCGAAGAGCGTCGTCGCGAACACAAGAAACATCGCCACAAGGAccgagagagagacagagaggcgTCAGATCGGGATAAAGAGAAACGAAAACGCTCCAGGTCCAGGGAAAGAAGTGGACGAGAGAGCCGCAGCAAAGGTGAAAGGAGTAGCGGGGAGCCACGAGTGAAAAAGGAGAAGGTTGATCTTGGATATGAGGAGAGTAATACAGAAGTGGAACCGCAGTCAGCAAGTGGAGATGCATCTCTCAGCATtgaagagacaaacaaactTAGGGCGAAGCTGGGTCTGAAGCCTCTGGAGTTAAATGAGTCCAAGAAGGAGCTCGGGACCAAAGAGGAGCCGATTTTGGCGGAGACCATCAACCCTGTTCTCAtccagcagcagaaagaaatgagagagaaactTGCAGCTATGAAAGAAAAACGCATTCTGAACCAAAAGTTGGGAAAAGTCAAAAGCCTAGCTGATGACGACTGGCTAGATGACACAGCTGCTTGGGTGGAGAGGAGCAGAAAgattgcaaaagaaaaagaaatggcagAGAAAAGGGCAAAACTTCTGGAAGAGATGGATGAGGAGTTTGGCGTGAGCAGCCTCGTGGAAGAGGAGTTTGCACAAAGCAAAATGGAAGCCTACACATCCCGTGATCTGAAGGGACTCAAAGTGCAACACAAGGTGGACTCCTTCACTGAGGGTCGCAGTGTCATCCTGACCATACAAGACAAAGGTGTActtgaagaggaagaagatgtgCTCGTAAATGTGGAGATGGTGGAcaaggaaaaagcagaaaagaatgtggagttaaaaaagaaaaagccagaTTACAAGCCctatgaagaggaggagagcgTGGATGACATGGTTACGTTTAAGGCCCGCTCTGTGCTGTCAAAGTATGATGAGGAAATTGAAggtgaaaagaagaagagcttCCGGCTGAGCACGGGAGGTTTTGCCGATGGGGAGCGAGAACGGGAGCTCCAGGCCATGAGAGATAATCTACGAAATCAAGCCCAGTCCTTGGAAATGCCCTCTCTCTCTATTGCTTCAGAATATTACACGCCTCAGGAAATGGTGAGcttcaaaaagacaaaacgcCGTGTGAAGAAgatcaggaagaaggagaagcagaCAGCTGTAGATGAACTTCTCCTTGATGACACTCGCAGCTCTGATTTTGGCTCCAGGACACGTGGTCGAGGCCGCAAACAGGTGGAGGACGATGGCGAGGAGGTTAAGGAAGAGGTCAAATTACAACCCGAGGCCCCCCAGATGTCGGATGACATCAGGATGGCAGAAATGGACATAAGTGATGAGGAAGACTTCACACCTCCTGAGCCTGCTATGATTGAGGAGGATGAGGCAGAACAGGAGCTGCAAAAACAActggagaagcagaggaagcTGAGACAAAAGCAGCTTCTCAAAGACTCTGGAGAGAAGGTGGCAGCGCAGATTAAAGTCCACGAGAAAGGCAGCAATGATGGTGATTctgagaagaagaacaacattGTTTTCAATGCCACCTCAGAGTTTTGCAGAACCCTGGGTGATATTCCAACTTATGGACTGTCTGGCAACAGAGAGGACCAAGAAGACATTATGGACTTtgagcaggaggaagagaaagatgaTGCGAGAGATACAGACTCAGAAACAGATGAGAATGTTGGATGGAGCACAGTTAACTTGGATGAAGAGCAGAAACAACCTGATTTCTCTACAGCCTCAGCAACCATTTTGGATGAAGAGCCCATCGTCAACTCTGGCCTTGCTGCTGCCTTGCTGCTGTGCAAAAACAAAGGTCTACTGGACACTCAGATGCAGAAGGTAGCCCGTGTCAAAGCACCCAAGGGTGCCCTGCCCAATGACAACTACTGTATTGAGGACAAGATGGGCTTTGATGACAAGTACAGTCGTCGGGAAGAATACAGAGGCTTCACACAAGATTTTAAGGAGAAGGATAGCTACAAGCCTGACGTCAAGATTGAGTACGTGGATGAGTCTGGGCGGAAACTCActccaaaagaagctttcaggCAGCTCTCACATCGATTCCACGGAAAAGGGTCTGGAAagatgaagacagagaggaggatgaaaaaGCTGGAGGAAGAGGC